The window TATAGCAAAGCAAGAcacctgttttatttatttgcaaacaAATGCCCATAGATGAAATGTATATGGTTGATTTTAAGCTAGACAAGCTAAAATTCTTGGGTTCAGAGAAGAAATCCTGACAGGCCTTTAATAGAGCTTAGCTGGAGTTTCTATGATAAAATATGTTGTAACCCCAAAGTGATCTATCATAATCACAGTTTTAAGAATAAAAACGCTGCAAAGACTGTTAGCTGAGGAAAAAGTGATAAGTACTCTATGGATTATACATTCttatctgttctataattaagaATATTCTTTAACAAAGTGAGTTTTAATCAAACATCAAACAATGTGTTAAAAATCAGAAGAACCATTTAAAACTAGTGCCCCACCATTCTGATAATGTTATCTTGGTTAGAGAGATGATCATTTTGGGAGGGTGTATTATTTGATTTATAAATaagaagttttcttttaaagttttttaattggaaaagaatcaggtaaagaaattatagaaatttatattttgaaaaatatatcaaaGCTGGTACCCAGCACTGTCATGTACAAGTTACCATCTTGCTTCTTCCTTCTGCTACCAACTGTATAAAAAGCCAAGCTCCTCAAACCCAGCTTCATCCAAGGAGAGGCATTCGTTCACTTTGTACTTCTTCCACAAGTAGTTCGGTGTGCACCTCACCTCATTATGCTGCCACTCTCCAAGATCAAGCAATGTGAATGCTATAAGAAGACTGATTTATAATGGGGTTAATGTACGGTAGAAGTGGGCCAAGAAACGTGAAGGctctgtgtttgtgtgcatgcatttgtATTTGATAAGTTAACCTTTTAAAACATCAATCCTTACGTGCAAACAATATACAGAGAAGATTTCATTGTTAGCTTGTCAATTAAGAAGGATTACTAAGTCTTCATTCTTGGCAGAAAATTCAATAATGCAAAGTTTCTGAGAGCTCCAACCACTGCTCTAACCAATAGTGGATATTCCTGTAGCAGACATTTCTCCTTTagggaaaaaagaagggaggaaataggAGAGATGTTTCAAATCACGATCTTTATAGTCTGGATATATGGAATTTAGCTTCTGCAATCACAGCAAGCTGGAATATACCTAGCTCTGATGTTTGCATATTCACTTCATAACAAAGACAGTcttgagtcaaagaagaaaacacatttgTTTCCCAAAAGGGATGTTTACATGGATAACTGTTAATGAGCAAAGCCCAGTCTTGATTTTTATTTGGAAGTCTTTCTATCTCTGTTTGCCATACCCTGATAATTCTTTCCGTGGGAATGCCTCTGTCctagataggaatagaaggaagagcAAGGATGTGGCTAGTCAACATTGTATTTTGAAGGTAAGGTGAAGCTCTTGAGAAATTCTGCAAAATATACATTTCCAAATCATGGAAATTGAGTAGGGTTTTCATTACCCAAAAcaaatgttgattttttaaataaagtctaATTTGAACCATTTGGTGCAATCATGGTATGAATGAGTATGTTTCATTCTGCCTACAGATACAACAGTTGTTTCAGCTGACCTCCTAGAAACATTAGCCTGAAAAACTGGAGAAGCACGATCACTTAAAAGAACTTAGTGTGAATAAGGAATAGTATAATTGTGTTTACTTACACAACCAAACTGCTCCGATGTATATTGTATATGCTAGTGGCGCATCTCAGTCAGTGCTCCATAAGAAATATGtgtttaaatgtaaattttctaaaacaaataagCATTCCAAGTTTTATTCCCACATAAATTTCAAGCGTTTCTCAGAAATTATCACAACATTGCTTGAAAAATTTCCCTAAGTACTTCCCAGAATCTAATCattttcaatatgttttttttttaccattgattcatctccccctttttgccTTTACACGCTGACACACTcacccccacacacttaggaatGCCAAGTTATATAAATTAGAAAGATAAACATAATATAAGAAACTTGGCTCTGAAGTAAAGAAGAACACACAGACCAATAAACTCCTGGGGTAGAAGAGTTTAAAAAGAGACTTGGCTTTAGAATGACagtttaaaattgaaatatttcctCTTAGCCTGAGATTTAAAACAGGTAACTGTgggagaatagaaaaaaaagatgactaaAAGCTTAATGATTTACATATCTTTTCTCTGCCACAGAAGGTCTCCTTCAAACTGCTGCTACTTTGAGCACTCACAGCCAACTCATGGTGTCCATGAGCTCTCTGTTTGCCTTCCCATCTATCATATTGATGGAATGTCTCTTTTCAGATCATCTGAGATAGTGGTCTAAGCTATCACTTGGTTCTGAGGAGACCCAGAAGTTAGACAATATATATATTCCAATTTCTGGGTCACATCCTAACACATATCCACCTAACTCAGAGGCTAGCACATGGCAGGTGGAGGCAAGCCAAGGAAGATTGACTGCTGCTCACTGACAAGGCGATTGTAGGGATGTGTACATGTAGTGTACACCTGTTCCCTGTTTGTATTAACTATATAGAGAACTACATAGAGACAGTCTCCATTAGTAAAAATATATGAGCTTGTACCCCAATATATAAGTTGTTTCCATATTAATAATTTAGAATATATGTCaattcatatattaaaatattagtgaaGGTTTGTCCTTCTAGGTAAACAAATAGATATAGAAATTCTATTGTTTCCCCCCTGTGTCACAGGCATTGTGATGCTCATGTACTGCCAGGAGGGAATGAAAACCTGTATGCTTGTGTTCTGGTTGCAAAAGAATGCAGGAGGCAAGAAGTTCAGATGGAGAATAAGTAAGAAAAGTTGTGGCCATTGAGTGATGAGGATGAGATTTTATGCAATTTGCTTGATTCAATTTGTTTAATCAGTTTTATTAGATATACTTTACATGCAGTAAAATCTATCAATGTTAACTATACAATATGCACAAATCAAACATCAACACAATCATGATATatagagcatttccatcacctcCCAAAGTATcctcatactcatttttttttttaacatgggcaggcaccggaaccaaacccaggtctcctgcatggcaagtgagaactctgcctgctgtgccaccatcacctacCCCCTCATGCTCTTTCGAAACCAGTCTTTTCCCCATCCTCAGCCCGTTGCAACTACTGATaggctttctgtttctatagttCAACCTTTTCCAGAATTTCATATGATTAGAATTGTAGAGTTTGTAGGCTTTTTTGACTCTTAGCATAATACTAAGAAATTTATAATGCTGATGAGATCCATCCATACTGTAATGTGAATCAGTAGTTTACTTTTTATTGCCCATAGCACGCCATTGATTGGACATCAacaatttatttatctgtaaGACTTAAATCATAGTTTTGCATTGCATTGTTTTGCTGATTTTTAGCACCATACCTACTACTTTTTAGAATGCCAAAATGGGTAAATTTGGTAATTTCTATACCTTCTATCCAACCAATTCCTACTGCCTAGATATTTGAATTAATCCTTAAGGAGGAAGAATAGAAAATATAAGTGAAAAGCTggtcataaaaataaatagtctCTCATGTTCTgatggaataatttttttaagagagTGCACTGCAAATCTAgacaataagaaattaaaaaatacgtCACATGAACTTCTGATTTGGTTCCAAGGTAGTCAGCAATTCCTATAGCTCAGTATCATTTAATGAAAAGATCTGCAGTTTAGTTCAAAAGGGAAATACTTATAATTTATAGCTTatcattttagaattttctttttaaattatgccTTAAATTTGACTGGCAAGTTCATGGAGtagaatagaaattaaattattctGTGCCTGACTTTCACAGTTAAACTCTTTGCTTACTTCTTAATTTGAATACTGCGGGAATAAATAGGCCCTAGATCCTGTACTGTGCTAAGTGTTTTatcctctctcatttctttcaATGGACAGAGAAAAAAACCATTGTTCTCCCTTTGTGCTATGACACAGGCAGTAGTCGGCCAAGGACCATAAACGGGCTGGTTTTAGGACTGATGATTCTGTGATCTTGGGGTCACCTGAAAATATAATTATCTCAAATCCTCTTACATggtttttcttccatctctttacctcctttccttttctgttatCCTTCTTCCAAATAAGGAAAACCAATCAacctcattttattttgattataccACTGCAAGTCATTTGGATACACATTGATGTAAAGAAAAGGCTCAGAGAGAACCATTTAAACCATGAGAGTTTACCTTACTGCAAAAAGCTTGTTTAAAAATCACTATGCAGATACATACAGAAACTGCATGCAACATTTCTTCTGAGTGATAGTCACCAGTCCCAGTgaaacaataaaaggaaatattttcatttaaaaacttaGATATAAATATTTCAAGTGTTTTATACTACTTCTGAACCCAGTAAAGTGGGATTCTAAGCCAGGATGATTTGGTGTTAGTCATCTTTTAATTAATGGTATAACCAGTTATTTTCACAGGAAATCGATACTTAAAATAACACCTTGCTTTTCACTTACCAGGGAAAATCTTATTATTCTCCTTTTGTGAATCACATTTCCCAACCTAAAGGCTGAAGGTCATTGACTCctggttaaaatggaaaagccTAGAGGAATTGACTCAACAAGTACAAAATTGCATGGGAGGAGCAAGAGTCCACTTAGAAACTTTAATGTTAACTTATTTTCCATTCACAGGATCTGTGTCCCAGGATAGGTCAATTGACAATCGGGATCTTCATATTGGCCCCACagatggaattttattttattctttttagggTTCCCATTCACTCTGGTAAAGTTTATTTGACCATGACAAAGGAGCTTAGATTGTGTGTCCTTTCTGCTCAAACTAACTGTAGGGAAGGACCAGTTTTTTCTCCTAATCTCCACATAGTaatatagtaaaaacaaacaaaaagaaagaatttcatgctttttatttgttGTAGCAGTATCAAATTGCTATGAAGGTCCCCAAATGGTTACCCTCAATTAGTTGCcaactgctttttttaaaaaataaaaactgtcctCAGCCTGACAGTTGTCAATTTTGAGCAGCACGTAGACCACTCATGGAAATTCTTGCTTAACAGAAGAGTCTTAGACCACTGTTTGAGAATCACTCCACCAGACCAATGCTTATTTCTATCAGAAGGGCCTTCAGGACAAATAACCTGAGCCTCCgtttttttttgctctttgatAACTTCTAATTCCCTTCAACCAGTAAATCCAACGATAAGCTAAAATTGTAGCCATTTTTAGCATCTATCTTGGAGATTCATTATGTTGTATGAGAAAGTCAACTTCATGGTCCTTGCTATAGCTTGATCAAATATGAATGGTGACTTCTTTGAAAAGAATGTCTGCGGCACCTCATATTGCCTGAATTTTGATGGTATCCAGTCAGGGAGACTCCAGATTGAGTGAGTAATATAGCTATTTATCCTGTTCCCTAACACCTTTGTTTACAAAGATATTACAGGTAAATATAAATTGCTGCTTTTGTTAGCCCTGTAAATgaagtttcttttttataattcagGCTGTCTGCAAAGTTCTAAATCCTGTCTACCTGGACCTCTTCCACCAGAAGTAAGTCCTTTAGTGTCACAGTCTCTATTTTATCAGAGACAAACTACTCAGGGCTAAAAGAGGGTCTGAAAGGCATTTTAGAAATAGCAGCACTATGGCAGGCCACcaggagaaaagagaaaccaTATGGGGCTGCAGTGTATCATTGGAAAAGGGAAGACGAGGGGGTGATGAGAATTGAATGCCTCAGGTGGGTTTGATCTGTTGCTATGGTTTCTAAGGCATATTTTAATACCAGAGACTGCCAACTGTGTAAATACATTATCGACCTGCAGATTAGGTGTGGGCTACCTGGGAAGAAACTAGGGAAGATATAACTAACTGTACACTGCTCAGATTGAGGTGGGGGAGGCGTGCAGTCTGAACAACAGTCTATAGTGAAGGACTCTACAAAAGAGCAATCAAGGAAGTGGatttaatagtaaaagaaagaTGGTATAGAAGCTGACAGTACAGTGCCGCATAAACCTGACTTCTTCAGGAGAAGTCCTACTCCTTCCTGTCACAGATTCAGTGCCTCACCTGGGAAATGGTGTCTTCAGATGAATTTGGAGCCAGAATATTTGGGGTCAAGTCCTAATCCCCATATTAGCCTCTTGGTGACCATAAAAAGCCATCTTagctttcttctcctctggtttctcatctgttaaacatTTGCTGAGCTCTGGAAGCTCTTATGAGGTTCAAGTGAGATAATCTATATAAAAatcatcatttatttacttatgtacAACACCAACACTTCCCCCACTGCTCCTATTCCAAAAGAGAATGTAAGAATGCAATCGGAGGCCAATTGCTGTtaatgatgattttttaaaatgaccatTGCAGCACTCTGGGCTCATCCTTATGTGACTGTGCTGAGCTGATAGATGTGTGTTGAATATTTGATCAAAAGGCCGGTTTTATCTgtgggatgggggagggacaCCTGTGTCTGATGGTGTATGTAGGGGTGAACACCCATATACTCATACCCACACATGTACTTTACATAAAATGATAGAATGTAGAAGTGAGCCTTATGAGAATAGCACATAGGTGTTAGAGAACTTTTTTAAGTCATTTAAATATATGACAAGCTATCCCCTTTAATCAAACTATCTGTGGCAAGTCAGACTATATATGATTGTGGACCAGAGATATCCAGAGGTTGAGGAGAGTTGTCCCCAAGATCGaatttttctttgcaaaaatagTATGGTGCCCTTATTTCCCTTTCTCTAATTTTCCTATAATAACATCTTTCATAACCGTGGTACAAATGTTAAAACCAGGAAATTAAGATTGATACAAAACTATGAACTAATCTTGAGGTTTTATTCAAATGTCACCAGTTTTCCCACTATTACCCATTTCCTTGTGTAGAATCTCTGGGATCTCATAATATACTCATTGGCCATGTTTTCTTAGTCTCCTCCAATCTCTAGTAgttcttagtgatttttttttaatctttcctgATCTTTACACTTAGAAGAGTATGGGCCACTCTTTTGTAGAATGGCCCTCAATTttggtttgtctgatgttttctcatgagtAGATTGAGGTTATACATTTTTTGTAAGAATACCACAAAAGTGGTGGCAGGCCCTTCTCAGTGTATCATTTCTGGAGGTATATGATACCAACATGACTTATTACTGGTGACGTTAGCTTTGATTGCTTGCttatggtggtgtctgctgggcttctccaATGTAAAGTTAcaattttccctttgtaattaataacaGTCTTGTCTTTTAAAGTTTTATCCATTCTTAAATGAATGATCAGGGTTGGTGCAAGTGTCACTCACAGAGGGTCACAAAGTGTCCTGTCCTGGTGGGCAGAAAGGATGCCCTGGAAAATGATGGAGTCATTATTTTAAGTGTTTGAATAGATTTCTCTCAATCCATGCTGAAATAGATTTGCCTGACATTACACGGCAAGATTTCTAAGTCCTACCTCCAGGCAAATCTCATAGTTACTAGCAAAAATGAAAGTGTGAAAGgctttttaatgtatatttaacAACACATAGTCTGGTGATTACTGATGTGTATTCTCTGTGGACTCGCTTTGCGATCAGAGGAGGATGTTGAGACAacatttttacacatttattcTATCTAAATCCATCACATGTTTACTTTCTAAATATCTATAACCATCATTTATAACAAGATCATAAAGAGTCAAATTCTTTAAATCTAAATCGAACTTTGAGTCATAGGATTACAATCAGTTTTCAGGAAAAGTACAATTACCTTTCtcgggtgatttttttttcccttactgtACCTTCTGAAATTGCCTCCTGTTAAAATGATACTAAATTACAgccattaataaaagaaaaaaatacagcctGGTAATTGGGGTTTGAGAGGTAATGCTACTTTATTCATCCTTTTGATTCAGAAATTCACATAGCTCCTATTTAAAGGATTTTTCATCATTGAACCCAGTAATATGTCTGCTTGCATTGAAGTAAATTTCACAAAATGTACTCAATTCCTTCCTATGGTGTCACTATTAAATAAGGATTaagctaccttttttttttttcatttatggtggGTTGCACAGCGAGAGTTCACATCTTATACTAATATATGCTAAACAGTCACCTAGTATATAGATCAGTGTTGTTAAAATAGTAGTGTTAAAGGCATTTTAGATCACAGAGCCCCAGTGGTCtgcattttgtttgctttgacaTTATTAAACTTAATCTGTTTCTCTAACTGTGACTCTAATTACTACATTTGCATGGCAGAAAAGTTTGCAGTGTAGGTCGACTTTTATTAACAGTGCTTGCATATTGTTTTCTGCTCTCTGCGTTTCATGAGCAGGCAGAGCACCTTCAGTTGCGTTGAATAATTATGCACAATCAATAAGTTTTGTGTttgtctttgttgtttctttgatGTGGCCTCTAGGATGCTGCCGGCAAGGTGCTGGACCGCTGGGCCATCATGTCTAGAGAAGAGGAAATTATCACCCTTCAGCAGTTTCTGCGGTTTGGAGAAACCAAATCCATTGTGGAGCTGATGGCAATTCAGGAGAAAGAAGGGCAGGCTGTGGCTGTACCATCTTCAAAGACAGACTCAGATATCAGGACTTTCATTGAGAGCAGTAATCGCACGAGGAGTCCGAGCCTCCTTGCTCACCTAGAGAACAGCAACCCTTCCAGCATTCATCACTTTGAAAACATCCCGAACAGCCTTGCATTTCTGCTTCCATTCCAGTACATAAACCCAGTCTCTGCCCCACTGCTAGGGTTGCCTCCAAACGGGTTGCTGTTAGAGCAACCGGGACTGAGGCTGCGAGAACCAAGCCTTTCAACCCAGAATGAATATAATGAGAGCAGCGAATCTGAAGTATCGCCCACACCttataaaaatgatcaaacaCCCAATAGAAATGCCCTGACCAGCATTACTAACGTGGAGCCCAAAACAGAGCCAACCTGTGTGTCCCCCATTCAGAATTCTGCCCCAGTCAGTGATCTAACCAAACCTGAACATCCAAAAAGCTCATTCCGGATTCACCGAATGAGAAGGATGGGGTCAGCCTCTAGGAAAGGAAGAGTGTTCTGTAACGCATGTGGGAAGACATTCTATGACAAAGGTACTCTCAAAATTCATTATAATGCTGTGCACCTGAAGATCAAACATCGATGTACCATCGAAGGTTGCAACATGGTATTTAGCTCCCTCCGAAGCCGTAATCGCCACAGTGCAAACCCAAACCCTCGCCTTCACATGCCCATGCTAAGGAATAACCGAGACAAAGATTTAATTCGGGCCACATCAGGAGCTGCCACCCCTGTTATAGCAAGTACAAAATCAAATCTCACACTCACAAGTCCTGGTCGGCCCCCAATGGGTTTTACCACTCCCCCACTAGACCCCATCTTACAGAATCCTCTCCCTAGCCAGCTGGTATTTTCTGGGCTAAAGACTGTCCAACCTGTCCCTCCATTTTATAGAAGTTTACTCACTCCAGGGGAAATGGTGAGTCCTCCAACCTCCCTCCCTACCAGTCCCATCATTCCAACCAGTGGTGCCATGGAGCAGCACCCCCTACCACCCTCTGAGCCAGCAGCACCAGCAGTGATGATGACCGCCCATGAGCCTAGTGCCGATCTGGCACCCAAAAAGAAGCCTAGGAAGTCAAGCATGCCTGTTAAGATTGAGAAGGAAATCATTGATACTGCTGACGAGTTTGACGATGAAGACGATGACCCCAATGATGGTGGAGCTGGGATCAACGACATGAGCCATGACAATCATTGCCACTCCCAAGAGGAAATGAGTCCAGGGATATCTGTGAAGGACTTTTCTAAGCATAGCAGGGCCCGGTGCATTTCCAGGACTGAAATAAGAAGGGCTGACAGCCTGACTTCTGAGGACCAAGAGCCTGAGCGTGACTATGAGAATGAGTCTGAATCTTCAGAGCCCAAATTAGGCGAGGAATCCATGGAAGGGGACGAGCACATTCACAGTGAAGTGAGTGAAAAAGTCCTGATGAACAGTGAGAGGCCTGATGAGAACCACAGTGAGCCTTCTCATCAGGACATCATCAAGGTGAAGGAAGAATTCACAGATCCCACCTATGACATGTTTTACATGAGCCAGTACGGACTATACAATGGTGGGGGGGCCAGCATGGCTGCCCTGCATGAGAGTTTTGCATCGTCTCTGAATTATGGCAGTCCTCAAAAGTTCTCCCCAGAAGGTGACCTGTGTTCTAGCCCAGACCCCAAAATCTGTTATGTGTGCAAGAAGAGTTTCAAAAGCTCCTACAGTGTGAAGCTTCACTACAGGAATGTTCACTTAAAAGAGATGCATGTCTGCACAGTGGCTGGCTGCAACGCTGCCTTCCCCTCTCGCCGAAGCAGAGACAGGTCAGTAAATCTCCATTGGCTGCTCctgctgggggtggagggtgccAGTTTCAGTCAGTTGAACTGGACTTTAAAAAATCCAACTTAGACATTTTTGATGCACTGTAAAAGTTGTCTGCAGTTACCACATGATAACCAAGCTGCCATGCTTATGAAGGATTGTTGCAGTTGGTGCTTGTTATGATTAAGCATGCAGAATCATATGCCATCTTACCCAGTATTGCACGTCATTTTTCTCTGTGCactgtgttttgtgtgtgtgcgtgcatttCCATGCATCTAGGTGTGATTACGTTAACTGTGTACACAGTTCCCTGCTTCCCCATGAACCTCCACTTAGAAGCCCCAGCTTCtgttatagatatatatatatatttctgcttTGCTGTGTGGCTTTTTAATTAAATCAATATATTATCTtcatacacacatatttatccaatatagaaacagaaatttacGGATGGAAAGAACCATAGGTCCAGGACATCGAGACAGCCTGCATCTCCGTAGGTATAACCAGAAATGTTATCATTGCTTTCATGAGTATTCAGTGTGTCCTTGAATTCTATACGAGTgatgaaaatagaagaaaatgggaCCAAAGTCATTGTTGATGTACAGAAATGGTGTGGTCGTGTGGGTATCTTTTACTTTAACTTCACAGTGTCTTTGAGCACATTTCTAAAATGTAGCCTTCCTTGGGAAGTATTCATAGAATCATTCATAAAGGCATGTATATACTTTTAGGGTCAGTTAGAATATATTAAGACCAGCCTTCAAATGACATCACCCTCCAGCTATGTAGCTACAGCTCTGAAACAGTTGGGCTTAACCAGAAGCAGCTGGTCCTGAACCTACCATGTACTTTTTTAATCCTAAAGAAAGGGTAATATAAATGGAATGTATCAAGGTAGTCAGTGATGGGGTAACAGTTTTCCTACACTTGTGAAATTAAGCTTATGAGAAGATCATTTACATAATACACCAGCCTAACTAGGGTCACGTACCACTTAGCTCTTCCTGTTATATCAGATGTGGTTTTCTTGGTCCTACATTGTcctaaaaataaattgagaaaattttATTACATGGTAAAAATCACTatttatagaagaaataaattaaacttaATAAGTAAGATGTTTCAAAATAGCCACCACCCAATTCCTAGTGTTTATTAATTGAGCAGAGTTTTTTTGACTATATAACGTATAATGAAATTACCACTAAGAAGTAGTGACCTGTCTAGAATACTgtcttattttcatatttgagAGAGCAGcccttcttttttaaatacattttcctcaggttcaattcccagtgcctgcccatgtattaaaaaaacaaacaaacaaacaaaaacatacattttCCTTTCTACTGAAATAAAAGTGGCCAAATCcatgaaaaggaaaatgtctaagaaaaataaatcactttCTTCTTACAACTCAAAACATGCTTTGAAGAGAAATCTATCTTCTTAATTCTTCCACCCCCATTTCCACTTACCTTCTTCCGTAAAAATGGTTGGTGGTCACAAAGTTCTTTTCAGTTACAAGTCATTTTGCCTAATACCAGATTATGTCAAATGAGTAGCTGTACTTCGAATAATAAAACCCGACACTATATTCAACAAACCCCCTCCACCCGTTTGTGAGTaacattcattcttttacatttgaaatagTGCCCTAGTGATAATGAGGTTAatgcattgtatttttttaataaaaataagagactCATGAAAACctgcataaaatatttatgaaaatggaGTGTTTGAAGACAAGCCAAAATTTAAGCTGATTTGCATGAATTCCTATCAGAGTTTTAGTTAGTTTGCTGAAAATACTGCAAGTCATATCACTGACATTAATGGCTTCTGGACCGAAAGGCCACATACCCAAAACCTGGCACTTTCATTTACATCAAGACACTAGAAGACACAGGACTTGTGATTTTATGTCTTCAAGCATAAAAAGAGGTTTTTTGAGGGGGGGAAATCTATTGATAGCTGGGGAATATTTGTCACCATTTTTATTCTAAGAATTGGGGCTTGTCGTTGGCCAGGCATGTGTTCAAGACCAACTTCTAGAAAAACTTGGATCTTCTAGGCAGGAAGAATATTTTCCATGTATGTTTAGTTGCAAAGAAGACAGTAAACTTCAGAAGATAGTTGGTACATTTCATGTGGCTGAAATACCTCATCACAcctaatctttttaattttggagTTTTGTCACATGGGCTTTAAtgaaggaaaacactgaaaaaattgtagaatgatttttttctaattttcacttgaaatttTGCCGTTTTGAAATACAAATTCTAAAATGTATCTTTTGAATACTCAAGTCTCATGTTACCAGTTTAAAATTTGGCCAAAGCTCTAATTCTTTAGTAtgattgtctttttaaatattatcttttttagaagaaaaagttCATCCTTGTTGACTCTATGCGACCAAATAATCAGCAGTACCATTGGGATACCAGCTTCTTCCCACATTTAGCAGAGACTCTAAAACATAATTGCACTCCAGTTTCAGCCTTCTATTGTCATTTTAGCAACTAATATAGACCTGTAATTGAATCTCCTTATTTACAAAGCCTCTTGGGTCACATCTCTGATTTATTCCTTAGACTTACCTTACTCTCTATCTTCAGTTTTACTTTATTAGTCATGAGAACCCC of the Tamandua tetradactyla isolate mTamTet1 chromosome 2, mTamTet1.pri, whole genome shotgun sequence genome contains:
- the BNC2 gene encoding zinc finger protein basonuclin-2 isoform X5 → MSEEAEVDVRERDTQRDREPKRARDLTLRDSCTDNSMQFGTRTTSAEPGFMGTWQNADTNLLFRMSQQAIRCTLVNCTCECFQPGKINLRTCDQCKHGWVAHALYFPICCFPLCLQTTKQVKALDKLSTQHLYHPTQVEIVQSNVVFDISSLMLYGTQAVPVRLKILLDRLFSVLKQEEVLHILHGLGWTLRDYVRGYILQDAAGKVLDRWAIMSREEEIITLQQFLRFGETKSIVELMAIQEKEGQAVAVPSSKTDSDIRTFIESSNRTRSPSLLAHLENSNPSSIHHFENIPNSLAFLLPFQYINPVSAPLLGLPPNGLLLEQPGLRLREPSLSTQNEYNESSESEVSPTPYKNDQTPNRNALTSITNVEPKTEPTCVSPIQNSAPVSDLTKPEHPKSSFRIHRMRRMGSASRKGRVFCNACGKTFYDKGTLKIHYNAVHLKIKHRCTIEGCNMVFSSLRSRNRHSANPNPRLHMPMLRNNRDKDLIRATSGAATPVIASTKSNLTLTSPGRPPMGFTTPPLDPILQNPLPSQLVFSGLKTVQPVPPFYRSLLTPGEMVSPPTSLPTSPIIPTSGAMEQHPLPPSEPAAPAVMMTAHEPSADLAPKKKPRKSSMPVKIEKEIIDTADEFDDEDDDPNDGGAGINDMSHDNHCHSQEEMSPGISVKDFSKHSRARCISRTEIRRADSLTSEDQEPERDYENESESSEPKLGEESMEGDEHIHSEVSEKVLMNSERPDENHSEPSHQDIIKVKEEFTDPTYDMFYMSQYGLYNGGGASMAALHESFASSLNYGSPQKFSPEGDLCSSPDPKICYVCKKSFKSSYSVKLHYRNVHLKEMHVCTVAGCNAAFPSRRSRDRNRNLRMERTIGPGHRDSLHLRRHSANINLHRKLLTKELDDMGLDSSQPSLSKDLRDEFLVKIYGAQHPMGLDVREDASSPAGTEDSHLNGYGRGMAEDYMVLDLSTTSSLQSSSSIHSSRESDAGSDEGILLDDLDGASDSGESAHKVEAPALPGSLGAEVSGSLMFNSLSGSNGGIMCNICHKMYSNKGTLRVHYKTVHLREMHKCKVPGCNMMFSSVRSRNRHSQNPNLHKNIPFTSVD
- the BNC2 gene encoding zinc finger protein basonuclin-2 isoform X2, which codes for MSEEAEVDVRERDTQRDREPKRARDLTLRDSCTDNSMQFGTRTTSAEPGFMGTWQNADTNLLFRMSQQVPVACAGRVLGADFCPNLEEPDQRLEVQAIRCTLVNCTCECFQPGKINLRTCDQCKHGWVAHALDKLSTQHLYHPTQVEIVQSNVVFDISSLMLYGTQAVPVRLKILLDRLFSVLKQEEVLHILHGLGWTLRDYVRGYILQDAAGKVLDRWAIMSREEEIITLQQFLRFGETKSIVELMAIQEKEGQAVAVPSSKTDSDIRTFIESSNRTRSPSLLAHLENSNPSSIHHFENIPNSLAFLLPFQYINPVSAPLLGLPPNGLLLEQPGLRLREPSLSTQNEYNESSESEVSPTPYKNDQTPNRNALTSITNVEPKTEPTCVSPIQNSAPVSDLTKPEHPKSSFRIHRMRRMGSASRKGRVFCNACGKTFYDKGTLKIHYNAVHLKIKHRCTIEGCNMVFSSLRSRNRHSANPNPRLHMPMLRNNRDKDLIRATSGAATPVIASTKSNLTLTSPGRPPMGFTTPPLDPILQNPLPSQLVFSGLKTVQPVPPFYRSLLTPGEMVSPPTSLPTSPIIPTSGAMEQHPLPPSEPAAPAVMMTAHEPSADLAPKKKPRKSSMPVKIEKEIIDTADEFDDEDDDPNDGGAGINDMSHDNHCHSQEEMSPGISVKDFSKHSRARCISRTEIRRADSLTSEDQEPERDYENESESSEPKLGEESMEGDEHIHSEVSEKVLMNSERPDENHSEPSHQDIIKVKEEFTDPTYDMFYMSQYGLYNGGGASMAALHESFASSLNYGSPQKFSPEGDLCSSPDPKICYVCKKSFKSSYSVKLHYRNVHLKEMHVCTVAGCNAAFPSRRSRDRNRNLRMERTIGPGHRDSLHLRRHSANINLHRKLLTKELDDMGLDSSQPSLSKDLRDEFLVKIYGAQHPMGLDVREDASSPAGTEDSHLNGYGRGMAEDYMVLDLSTTSSLQSSSSIHSSRESDAGSDEGILLDDLDGASDSGESAHKVEAPALPGSLGAEVSGSLMFNSLSGSNGGIMCNICHKMYSNKGTLRVHYKTVHLREMHKCKVPGCNMMFSSVRSRNRHSQNPNLHKNIPFTSVD